A window of the Pleomorphomonas sp. T1.2MG-36 genome harbors these coding sequences:
- a CDS encoding LacI family DNA-binding transcriptional regulator, with protein MGDDRARLNLKSLARHLDLSITTVSRALRNGPEVRKETIERVQKAAAELGYVRDVGGLTLRTGLSYSICVLMSAVPPDDIADTGSVGLLQGVHEVAQAAGYAVTAVPLAPGADPIDALKTIIDGRRADGLIFDHTLPMDPRVRFLLERDFPFVTFGRTELFTPHAWFDIDDEDATYRAVRHLLASGYRRICLINPPTEFMFSQYRQRGYRKGMSEAGIEVDPRLILDLDLTARKTRASVKDLMLQESPPDAFICVNDITSLGMMTGLRDIGLDPADFGFCASTTTRLIEYVEPTPVSFYFPLQEAGRRLTRLMLRRLEGETDISQLQELAVAEMHVPTQR; from the coding sequence GTGGGCGATGATCGTGCTCGGCTCAATCTGAAAAGTCTGGCCCGCCACCTTGATTTGTCGATTACAACCGTCAGTCGAGCGCTGCGCAATGGGCCCGAAGTCCGCAAAGAGACGATTGAGCGGGTTCAAAAGGCGGCCGCTGAGCTCGGCTACGTTCGCGACGTCGGCGGCCTGACGCTGAGAACCGGTCTTTCCTATTCCATCTGCGTACTGATGTCGGCTGTGCCGCCAGACGATATCGCCGACACCGGCTCGGTCGGCCTGCTTCAGGGCGTGCATGAAGTGGCCCAGGCGGCCGGCTACGCGGTGACCGCCGTGCCGCTGGCCCCCGGCGCCGATCCGATCGACGCGCTGAAGACCATCATCGACGGCCGTCGTGCCGATGGGCTGATCTTCGATCACACCCTGCCGATGGATCCGCGCGTCCGCTTCCTGCTGGAGCGTGATTTCCCCTTCGTCACCTTCGGTCGTACCGAGCTGTTCACGCCGCATGCCTGGTTCGACATCGACGACGAAGACGCCACCTACCGCGCGGTGCGGCATCTTCTGGCCAGTGGCTACCGCCGCATTTGCCTCATCAATCCGCCGACCGAGTTCATGTTCTCGCAATATCGGCAGCGCGGCTATCGCAAGGGCATGTCCGAGGCGGGCATAGAAGTCGATCCGCGCCTCATTCTTGACCTCGACCTCACCGCCCGGAAGACGCGCGCCTCGGTCAAGGACCTGATGCTGCAGGAGAGCCCGCCCGACGCCTTCATCTGCGTCAACGATATCACCTCGCTCGGCATGATGACCGGCCTTCGCGATATCGGCCTCGATCCTGCCGACTTCGGCTTCTGCGCGTCGACCACCACGCGCTTGATCGAATATGTCGAGCCGACGCCGGTGAGCTTCTATTTCCCGCTGCAGGAGGCTGGTCGCCGGCTGACGCGGCTGATGTTGCGCCGCCTCGAAGGCGAGACCGACATCAGCCAGTTGCAGGAACTGGCCGTCGCCGAAATGCACGTGCCGACACAGCGGTAA